The window AATTATGAATAATCCCTCTTTGGAAGCATTTGAACCTCGGCTGCAAACTCAAGGATTGCTATTTCTCAACAGTTCGTTAATCACCCGTCAACTCAGAAGAGAAGATGTTAAGGCTATTGCAGTACCAGCGAACGAAATCGCAGTGGAAATCGGCGAAAAAAGAACGGCTAACATGGTGATGCTTGGAGCTTATGTGGCGCGGACAGAGGTTGTCTCTAAGGAAAGCATTCTGGAAGGTCTGAAAGAATTTTTTGGAAAGAAAATCCAATTTCTCGACGTAAACACGAAGGCCTTCGAAAAAGGAATGGAATACGGCAAACGCTGAAGAAATACGCTGCAAAACCCGAAGGTTTTTGTCTGTTGGATATGAGACGCTGGAAAACTATAAGAGACTCCACGCGAATTTTAGAGAGCACTACACAGTATCTTGAGTACAGATGCCATCATGTGCTATCATGGTCCTCAAGTAACTTGAGGAGGTAGAAAACGTGACAGAAGAAGAAAATACTGCAAAACCAGAACCTGAACCGGAAAAAAAAGAGAAACCTAAAGAGGTTGTAAAAACGAGCGAGAACGCTGTCCTCATCGGTCGAAAACCAGTGATGAACTACGTGGTTGCCTGCCTCACCTACTTCAATTCAGGTGAGAAGAACATCTGCATTAAAGCCAGAGGGCGGGCGATCAGCACCGCCGTTGATACTGTCGAGTTGTTGCGACGCGCCTTCATAAAAGACGTAGAGCTAAAAAGCATTGCTATCGGCACCGAAGAGGTACAGCGAGAAGAGGGAAGAAAAAGCAACGTTTCAACCATCGAGATAACTCTGGCTCGACCATAGACCTGAAAGGTTTCCCTCAGTCCACATCCAAAAGTCGGGTCTCAGGTTCCCGAACTACAGAACAAGGACCTGACCCACACCTTTTTCTATCTCAAACCCTAACAGATAGTTATAAAAATCAGTTTTCAACTATTGAATAATCTCACAACAAAGGTGGAATTAAATGTCAAATTATCCAAAAATTGTTGTTACTCCTCCAGGACCGAAGGCGCGAGAGCTTGCAAAACGAGACGAGAGGGTAATTTCACAGTCGTTTGTGCGATTTTATCCTCTGGCGATACAGAGTGGGCAGGGCTGTATAATTCGTGATGTGGACGGAAACGAATTCATAGACTTCAATTCTGGCCTTGTATGTCTAAATGTAGGGCACAGCCACCCAAAGATAATAGAGGCAGTAAAAAGCCAATTAGACCGTTTTCTGCACTATTCCGTTACTGACTTCCTATATCGAGAAGTCGTGGATGTGGCTGAGAAACTGGTTGAAATTACTCCTGGTCGGTGGGAAAAGAAAGTTTTTTTCGGCAATAGCGGTGCCGAGACTGTTGAAGCTGGAGCGAAACTTGCAAGGTGGCACACGCGAAAACAATTGTATATAGCCTTCACCAGCGCGTTCCACGGTAGAACCTTTGGCGGAATGTCCTTCACAGCTAGCAAACCAGTTCAGAGACGCTACTTCTTTCCCTTGGTTCCAGGCGTAACCCATGTGCCTTATGGTTACTGTTACCGTTGTCCTTTCAAACTCACCTACCCAGACTGCCACTACTGGTGCATAGACTTCATTGACGAATACGTACTGCAAAAATATATCCCTCCTGAAGAAGTTGCAGCCTTCGTCTTTGAGCCGATACAAGGCGAAGGCGGCTACGTTGTACCTCCGCCCGAATATTTCCCAAGACTCAAGAAGTTGGCAGATAAGTATGGCATATTGATGATGGATGA of the Candidatus Bathyarchaeota archaeon genome contains:
- a CDS encoding acetyl ornithine aminotransferase family protein, whose translation is MSNYPKIVVTPPGPKARELAKRDERVISQSFVRFYPLAIQSGQGCIIRDVDGNEFIDFNSGLVCLNVGHSHPKIIEAVKSQLDRFLHYSVTDFLYREVVDVAEKLVEITPGRWEKKVFFGNSGAETVEAGAKLARWHTRKQLYIAFTSAFHGRTFGGMSFTASKPVQRRYFFPLVPGVTHVPYGYCYRCPFKLTYPDCHYWCIDFIDEYVLQKYIPPEEVAAFVFEPIQGEGGYVVPPPEYFPRLKKLADKYGILMMDDEVQAGMGRTGKWFAIEHWGIEPDIICIAKSIAAGLPLGAMVAKASIMDWEGGSHASTFGGNPVSCAAASAVIDVIRDEGLRENAAKQGVYIMKRLGELKEESNIVGDVRGKGLMIGIELVEDKVSKKPAAKKAAEVMTRSWKRGVAVITCGKSTIRLAPPLIITRELVDAGLDIIEDAIKHVEKEG
- the albA gene encoding DNA-binding protein Alba, yielding MTEEENTAKPEPEPEKKEKPKEVVKTSENAVLIGRKPVMNYVVACLTYFNSGEKNICIKARGRAISTAVDTVELLRRAFIKDVELKSIAIGTEEVQREEGRKSNVSTIEITLARP
- a CDS encoding 2-oxoacid:acceptor oxidoreductase family protein — its product is MEKTVGKPVYANVIMAGFGGQGLMFIGKLLAYSAMKAGKNVTWIPSYGPEMRGGTANCTVVISSEGIGSPVITSPQALIIMNNPSLEAFEPRLQTQGLLFLNSSLITRQLRREDVKAIAVPANEIAVEIGEKRTANMVMLGAYVARTEVVSKESILEGLKEFFGKKIQFLDVNTKAFEKGMEYGKR